From a region of the Nonlabens dokdonensis DSW-6 genome:
- a CDS encoding type B 50S ribosomal protein L31 translates to MQKGIHPENYRLVAFKDMSNDDIFITKSTANSNETIEHEGTEYPLIKMEISRTSHPFYTGESKLIDTAGRIDKFKNKYKKFKK, encoded by the coding sequence ATGCAAAAAGGAATACACCCAGAAAATTATAGATTAGTAGCATTTAAAGATATGTCTAATGATGATATTTTCATTACGAAGTCTACTGCTAATTCAAATGAAACTATTGAGCACGAAGGAACTGAGTATCCGTTAATTAAAATGGAAATCTCTCGTACTTCTCATCCATTTTATACTGGAGAAAGCAAACTTATCGATACTGCAGGACGTATTGACAAGTTTAAGAACAAATACAAAAAATTCAAGAAGTAA
- a CDS encoding glycosyltransferase family 2 protein, giving the protein MDLSIIIPLLNEADSLPELQEWIDRVMKSRSLSYEVIYIDDGSTDSSWEIISSLSRKRDTTNSPNPIKGIKFQANYGKSQALHAGFNQADGNVVITMDADLQDSPDEIPELYAMIAEQNYDLVSGWKKKRYDSVISKNLPSKLFNWAARKTSGVQLNDFNCGLKAYNSQVIKNIDVHGEMHRYIPVLAKNAGFTKITQKEVIHQARKYGTTKFGYERFINGFLDLITIAFISKYGKRPMHLFGSLGVIMFLIGFTTAGYVGGSKLYRMYNDIPYRLVTDNPWFYIALTTMILGTLFFIAGFLGELILRNGNQKDRYNISERI; this is encoded by the coding sequence ATCGACCTATCCATTATCATTCCTCTTCTTAATGAGGCAGATTCTCTTCCTGAACTTCAGGAATGGATTGATCGTGTTATGAAATCTAGGAGTTTATCCTACGAAGTAATTTATATCGACGACGGTAGCACAGATTCTAGTTGGGAGATTATAAGTTCGCTTTCGCGAAAGCGAGATACAACAAACTCACCTAACCCTATTAAAGGCATTAAGTTTCAAGCCAACTATGGTAAATCACAAGCGCTTCATGCAGGTTTTAATCAAGCCGATGGAAACGTAGTGATCACTATGGATGCAGATTTACAAGATTCTCCAGACGAGATTCCAGAACTTTATGCAATGATTGCAGAGCAGAATTATGATCTGGTAAGCGGCTGGAAGAAAAAACGTTATGATAGTGTCATTTCAAAAAATTTACCCAGTAAGCTATTTAATTGGGCGGCTAGAAAGACAAGTGGTGTGCAATTAAATGATTTTAATTGTGGATTAAAAGCATATAACAGTCAGGTAATCAAAAATATAGATGTCCACGGTGAAATGCACCGCTATATTCCTGTATTGGCTAAAAACGCTGGCTTCACAAAAATCACACAAAAAGAAGTCATCCATCAAGCACGTAAATATGGTACGACTAAATTTGGCTATGAGCGTTTCATAAACGGATTTCTAGACCTAATTACTATTGCTTTCATTTCAAAATATGGTAAGCGTCCTATGCATCTTTTTGGATCTTTAGGTGTGATCATGTTTCTTATAGGTTTTACAACTGCTGGATATGTAGGTGGTTCAAAACTATATAGAATGTACAACGACATTCCGTATCGTCTTGTAACTGACAATCCATGGTTCTACATCGCATTAACGACCATGATATTAGGTACACTTTTCTTTATCGCTGGTTTCTTAGGGGAGTTGATACTGAGAAACGGTAATCAGAAAGATCGATATAATATCTCTGAGAGAATTTAG
- a CDS encoding phospho-sugar mutase, producing MNKDHILKTAQSWTQAPFDEATITRTLALITANNDEFQESFYKNLEFGTGGMRGIMGVGTNRINKYTLGKNTQGLSQYLNAQFPDEQVKVAIAYDCRRNSKELAQVVADVFSANGIHVYLFAELRPTPLLSYTVKAKNCHAGIVLTASHNPPEYNGYKVYWQDGGQLVPPQDQEILDLISLLDFKDINFNGKPELIELLTEDDDNAFIEDSIKAGKIAGDVDRSRLKIVFTSLHGTSITLIPETLKRAGYSDLHVVKEQAFPDGEFPTVKSPNPEEPEALKMAVDLANKVNADIVIGTDPDSDRLGVAVRDNDGNMVLLNGNQTMIAMTDFLLKQTDLKSLNDPFIGSTIVSTPMMHDLARSYNVECKEGLTGFKWIAKMIKDHPQQDFVGGGEESFGYMVGDFVRDKDAVTACLLACEMYAFAKENNSTVYKELMKLYVEHGVYQEKLVSLVKKGISGAAEIKQMMVDLRENPPAQIGGQDVTIVEDYAASTRENKQLQKTETIGIPKSNVLIFYLADGSKIAARPSGTEPKIKFYISVKSTLDHVDDYSKVQGQLEEKINGILASFDM from the coding sequence ATGAACAAAGACCATATCCTTAAAACTGCACAGTCCTGGACTCAAGCACCATTTGACGAGGCGACTATAACTCGTACATTAGCTTTAATAACCGCAAATAATGATGAATTCCAAGAATCTTTCTATAAAAATTTGGAATTTGGTACTGGCGGAATGCGCGGTATTATGGGTGTCGGCACTAACCGTATAAATAAATATACGTTAGGAAAGAACACACAAGGACTTTCTCAATATTTAAACGCTCAATTTCCAGATGAGCAAGTAAAAGTAGCTATTGCCTATGATTGCCGTCGCAATTCTAAGGAACTGGCACAGGTCGTTGCAGATGTATTTAGCGCAAATGGTATTCATGTATACCTGTTTGCAGAGTTGCGCCCTACTCCACTACTCTCTTATACCGTTAAAGCAAAAAACTGTCATGCTGGAATAGTATTGACTGCAAGTCATAATCCGCCAGAGTACAATGGTTATAAGGTATACTGGCAAGATGGCGGGCAATTAGTGCCACCACAAGACCAAGAAATTCTAGATCTAATCAGTTTATTAGACTTTAAAGACATCAATTTCAACGGGAAACCAGAATTAATAGAATTGCTAACAGAAGATGATGACAACGCCTTTATTGAAGACAGTATCAAAGCTGGTAAAATCGCTGGTGATGTAGATCGTTCTCGATTAAAAATAGTATTTACCAGTCTTCATGGTACGAGCATCACGCTTATTCCAGAAACCTTGAAACGTGCTGGATATTCTGATTTACATGTGGTTAAAGAACAAGCCTTTCCAGATGGAGAATTCCCAACGGTAAAATCTCCTAATCCAGAAGAGCCAGAAGCACTAAAAATGGCAGTAGATCTTGCTAACAAAGTGAATGCTGACATCGTGATAGGAACTGATCCTGACTCTGACCGTTTAGGTGTTGCCGTGAGGGATAATGATGGAAACATGGTATTGCTTAATGGTAATCAAACCATGATTGCCATGACCGACTTTTTATTAAAACAAACTGATTTAAAATCCCTTAACGATCCATTTATAGGTTCTACCATTGTTTCTACGCCTATGATGCACGATCTAGCCAGATCTTATAATGTAGAATGTAAAGAAGGATTAACTGGTTTTAAATGGATTGCCAAAATGATTAAAGACCATCCACAACAAGATTTTGTAGGTGGTGGCGAGGAAAGCTTTGGTTATATGGTAGGTGATTTTGTACGTGACAAAGATGCTGTGACCGCTTGTTTATTAGCTTGTGAGATGTACGCTTTCGCGAAAGAAAACAACTCCACCGTCTATAAAGAATTAATGAAGCTCTACGTAGAGCATGGTGTTTATCAAGAAAAGTTGGTATCACTAGTTAAGAAAGGAATTTCTGGCGCGGCAGAAATCAAACAAATGATGGTAGATTTAAGGGAAAATCCGCCGGCGCAAATAGGAGGACAAGATGTCACTATCGTAGAAGATTATGCTGCAAGTACTAGAGAAAACAAGCAATTGCAAAAAACAGAAACTATAGGTATTCCTAAATCTAACGTTTTAATCTTCTATCTAGCAGATGGCTCAAAGATTGCAGCACGACCTAGCGGGACAGAACCTAAAATAAAATTCTACATCTCAGTTAAATCAACGCTAGACCATGTGGATGATTATTCTAAAGTTCAAGGCCAACTAGAAGAAAAAATAAATGGCATTCTTGCCAGTTTTGACATGTAA
- a CDS encoding DUF4199 domain-containing protein: MEQSIKRNSFIIGLIGAAITFSIYIYMWQAQDYLNSLVNTSIYIYPIILGVIAQVWARFVMKGNVSFKQVILAYFICIVMVFLTESITYYTLLNYVDVNAKEILLNAWRGISEQGTSDLAQTKVFKEPTFSFSEFALGFATKSLMFTVPGLITGLVISKIPQVNQVNTTHKVQD, translated from the coding sequence GTGGAACAATCTATTAAAAGAAATTCATTCATTATAGGTCTCATTGGAGCAGCTATCACATTTAGTATATACATCTATATGTGGCAGGCTCAAGATTATCTGAACTCCTTAGTAAATACTTCCATTTACATTTATCCTATAATACTAGGTGTCATCGCTCAAGTATGGGCACGATTTGTAATGAAAGGGAATGTATCCTTTAAACAAGTTATACTTGCTTATTTTATATGTATAGTGATGGTTTTTTTAACTGAGTCAATTACCTATTACACATTACTCAACTATGTAGATGTTAACGCAAAAGAGATTTTATTGAACGCATGGAGAGGTATTTCAGAACAAGGAACAAGCGACCTAGCACAAACTAAAGTGTTTAAAGAACCTACATTTAGCTTTTCAGAATTTGCTTTAGGATTTGCAACTAAAAGTCTTATGTTCACCGTTCCTGGACTGATAACTGGCCTTGTTATAAGTAAAATTCCGCAAGTAAATCAAGTAAACACTACGCATAAAGTACAAGACTAA